A single genomic interval of Chitinophaga sp. 180180018-3 harbors:
- a CDS encoding MoxR family ATPase — MDTSTFQSRTDFSSLHEGVEAIRAQIGKVIVGQHQMVDLLIAGLLTQGHVLIEGVPGVAKTLTAKLIAQCVDADFSRIQFTPDLMPADVLGTSVFNPQTREFEYKKGPVFSNLVLIDEINRAPAKTQSALFEVMEERQITNDGTTFQMNRPFMVIATQNPIEQEGTYRLPEAQLDRFLFKVEVKYPSLEEEINVLRSIHHFNGETDLTKMVSKVITTTQIIEFQNSVRQVIVDDKLFRYIASVINETRMNPSLYLGASPRASIAVMNASKAIAAMRSRDFVTPDDVVEVLPHVLRHRIMLTPEKEMEGIKTDDVIAQIVKAIEVPR, encoded by the coding sequence ATGGATACCAGTACATTTCAATCCAGAACAGACTTCTCCTCATTGCACGAAGGAGTGGAGGCCATCAGGGCACAGATCGGGAAAGTTATCGTAGGACAGCATCAGATGGTAGATCTGTTGATAGCAGGATTACTGACACAGGGACATGTGTTGATCGAAGGGGTGCCCGGCGTAGCCAAAACCCTCACCGCAAAACTGATCGCACAGTGCGTAGATGCTGACTTTAGCCGTATCCAGTTTACTCCCGACCTGATGCCGGCGGATGTGCTGGGCACTTCTGTTTTTAATCCGCAAACAAGAGAGTTTGAATATAAGAAGGGACCTGTTTTCAGTAACCTGGTATTGATAGATGAAATAAACCGGGCACCTGCAAAAACGCAGTCTGCTTTGTTTGAAGTAATGGAAGAAAGGCAGATTACCAACGATGGTACTACGTTTCAAATGAACAGGCCTTTCATGGTGATCGCTACTCAGAACCCGATAGAGCAGGAGGGAACCTACCGCCTGCCTGAGGCTCAGCTGGATCGCTTCCTTTTCAAAGTCGAGGTGAAATATCCCAGCCTGGAGGAAGAGATCAATGTACTGCGCAGCATTCATCATTTCAACGGAGAAACAGACCTGACAAAGATGGTGAGTAAGGTGATCACTACTACACAAATCATCGAATTTCAGAATAGTGTACGGCAGGTGATTGTAGACGATAAGCTCTTCCGTTATATCGCATCTGTTATCAATGAAACGAGGATGAATCCGTCTTTATACCTGGGCGCTTCTCCGCGTGCATCCATTGCCGTTATGAATGCGTCGAAAGCAATAGCTGCTATGAGGAGCCGCGACTTTGTAACACCGGATGATGTAGTAGAAGTATTACCGCATGTATTAAGGCATCGCATCATGCTTACGCCGGAAAAGGAAATGGAAGGTATTAAAACAGATGATGTGATCGCACAGATTGTTAAGGCAATAGAAGTGCCGAGATAA
- a CDS encoding DUF5684 domain-containing protein, whose protein sequence is METTTYESSSAMGAMFGTFMLFWLIVSVFMIICMWKIYTKAGQEGWAAIVPFYNIYILTKIVGKPWWWLLLCFVPIANIVVAIWMTNLLSKSFGKSEGFTIGLIFLGIVFYPILAFDRTITYQGPAGDPNRFMNMNINEELGSIGK, encoded by the coding sequence ATGGAAACAACTACTTATGAGAGCAGCAGCGCTATGGGTGCTATGTTTGGTACTTTTATGCTATTCTGGCTCATTGTGTCAGTATTTATGATTATCTGTATGTGGAAAATTTATACCAAGGCTGGCCAGGAAGGATGGGCTGCTATTGTTCCTTTCTACAACATTTACATCCTTACCAAAATTGTGGGTAAACCCTGGTGGTGGCTGTTGCTGTGCTTTGTGCCAATTGCCAATATCGTTGTTGCCATTTGGATGACCAACCTGCTCAGTAAGAGTTTCGGTAAGAGTGAGGGATTTACGATCGGTCTCATCTTCCTTGGAATCGTGTTTTACCCGATCCTGGCATTCGACCGCACCATTACCTACCAGGGCCCTGCAGGCGATCCTAACCGTTTCATGAATATGAATATAAATGAAGAGCTGGGATCTATTGGCAAATAG
- the glpK gene encoding glycerol kinase GlpK produces MGKYILSLDQGTTSSRAIVFDHNGSIKAVAQKEFKQIFPQPGWVEHDPMEIWASQASVAAEVLLKARVTGEDIAAIGITNQRETTIVWDRKTGKPIHNAIVWQDRRTAAYCDELISAGKEQLVKDKTGLRLDAYFSGTKIKWILDNVPDARKKAENGELAFGTVDSWLVWNFSNHKLHVTDVTNASRTLLFNIHDMHWDRELLQLFDIPESMLPAVKQSSEVYGYSEANLTPYRIPIAGIAGDQQAALFGQMCIHQGMIKNTYGTGCFMVLNTGDKPIVSKNNLLTTVAWKINGKTTYALEGSIFIGGAVVQWLRDGLGIIRHSADVEKLAATVPHSDGVYLVPAFAGLGAPYWNQHARGTMVGLTRGSTAAHIARAALDSIAFQTMDVLKAMEADTGAPVTELRVDGGATANNLLMQFQADILNIRVIRPVITETTALGAAYLAGLAVGYWDSLETIAGQWKIDATFNTAMETAESKRLCSEWKRAIRAAQAWTEE; encoded by the coding sequence ATGGGAAAATATATCCTTTCGCTGGATCAGGGAACCACAAGTTCACGAGCCATCGTCTTCGACCATAACGGCAGCATCAAAGCAGTTGCTCAGAAAGAATTCAAACAGATATTTCCGCAACCCGGATGGGTGGAGCACGACCCGATGGAGATCTGGGCGTCACAGGCCAGTGTTGCTGCTGAAGTATTGCTCAAAGCAAGGGTCACTGGCGAAGATATAGCCGCAATAGGCATCACCAATCAAAGAGAAACCACTATCGTATGGGACCGTAAAACCGGTAAACCCATCCACAATGCCATCGTGTGGCAGGATCGCCGCACTGCTGCCTATTGCGATGAACTGATCAGCGCAGGCAAAGAACAACTGGTAAAAGATAAAACCGGGCTACGCCTCGATGCTTATTTCTCCGGTACCAAAATAAAATGGATACTGGATAATGTGCCAGACGCACGCAAAAAAGCTGAAAACGGCGAACTGGCCTTTGGTACGGTCGACAGCTGGCTCGTGTGGAACTTCTCCAACCATAAACTGCATGTTACTGATGTCACCAATGCGTCGCGCACCCTGTTATTCAATATCCACGATATGCACTGGGACAGGGAATTGCTGCAACTCTTCGATATACCCGAGTCTATGCTCCCGGCAGTAAAACAATCCAGCGAAGTATACGGATATTCAGAAGCAAACCTTACCCCCTATCGCATTCCTATTGCCGGTATCGCCGGCGATCAGCAGGCGGCTCTTTTCGGCCAGATGTGCATCCACCAGGGAATGATCAAAAATACTTACGGCACCGGATGCTTCATGGTACTGAACACCGGCGACAAACCGATCGTCTCTAAAAACAACCTGCTCACCACCGTAGCCTGGAAAATCAACGGTAAAACTACTTATGCCCTAGAAGGCAGCATCTTCATCGGAGGTGCTGTAGTACAGTGGTTACGCGACGGACTGGGTATCATCCGTCATTCAGCCGATGTGGAAAAGCTGGCTGCCACTGTTCCTCACAGCGATGGCGTATACCTGGTACCTGCGTTCGCAGGATTGGGCGCGCCCTACTGGAACCAGCATGCACGGGGCACGATGGTAGGACTTACGCGTGGCTCCACTGCCGCACATATTGCCAGGGCGGCGCTCGACAGTATTGCTTTTCAGACCATGGATGTGTTGAAAGCCATGGAAGCAGATACTGGCGCACCGGTCACCGAACTACGGGTAGACGGCGGCGCGACGGCTAATAACCTGCTCATGCAATTCCAGGCAGATATACTGAATATCCGCGTGATACGCCCGGTGATTACCGAAACCACCGCGCTCGGAGCGGCCTACCTTGCCGGCCTCGCAGTGGGTTACTGGGATAGCCTGGAAACCATTGCCGGGCAATGGAAGATAGACGCTACTTTCAATACAGCTATGGAAACGGCCGAAAGCAAACGCCTCTGCAGCGAATGGAAACGCGCTATCAGAGCAGCCCAGGCATGGACAGAAGAATAA
- a CDS encoding DUF58 domain-containing protein: MSSTIKNNLYQILFFTRRLYYLIGGNILLFIVSFFMPALYNVALIALLAVVVLLLLDMVLLLFRPSEVVELERKLSPRFSNGDNNEVVLTLQNRYPFPVDVSIIDELPVQFQQRDFNLAATVPAGQTYSFRYELRPVERGIYNFGYTNVFIQSVLGLVCRRFVFNTEQSVSVYPSFQQLRHYELYAAMNRLNELGVHKRRIIGHSMEFDHIKPYTKGDDVRLLNWKASARTGDLMVNSFTEERSQQVYSVIDKGRTMRMPFNGLALLDYAINASLVFSNVAVNKGDKAGLITFMESKTEILPASSKKVQINKIMESLYAQETHWQESDYEALTVQLRGRLSTRSLLMLYTNFESMSSLQRQLPFIRRLARYHLVLVVFFENSELKQVTENTATDIEDIYKQTIAQKFAYDKKLIVKELAKYGIMSLLTPPEHLTLNVVNKYLELKSRMLI, encoded by the coding sequence GTGTCTTCAACTATAAAGAATAATTTATACCAGATACTTTTCTTCACCAGAAGGTTATACTACCTGATCGGGGGAAATATTCTGCTGTTTATCGTTTCTTTTTTCATGCCAGCCCTGTACAATGTCGCCCTCATAGCCTTGCTGGCGGTAGTGGTGCTGCTGTTGCTGGATATGGTATTGCTGCTGTTTCGTCCGAGTGAAGTGGTTGAGCTTGAAAGGAAACTCAGTCCCCGGTTCAGCAATGGCGATAACAACGAAGTGGTGCTTACCTTGCAGAACAGGTATCCCTTTCCGGTAGATGTTTCCATTATCGATGAATTGCCGGTGCAGTTTCAGCAGCGCGATTTCAACCTGGCAGCAACTGTTCCGGCAGGACAAACATATAGCTTTCGTTATGAACTGCGCCCGGTAGAGAGAGGGATATACAACTTCGGCTATACGAATGTATTTATTCAAAGTGTTCTTGGGTTGGTTTGTCGCCGCTTTGTTTTTAATACAGAGCAGTCTGTTAGTGTATATCCGAGTTTTCAGCAGCTGCGGCATTACGAATTGTATGCAGCCATGAACAGGCTGAACGAACTGGGGGTACACAAGCGCCGGATAATCGGACACAGCATGGAGTTTGATCATATCAAGCCCTATACAAAAGGCGACGATGTGCGCCTGCTCAACTGGAAGGCTTCTGCCCGTACCGGTGATTTGATGGTGAATAGTTTTACGGAAGAAAGATCACAGCAGGTATATTCCGTGATTGATAAGGGACGTACCATGAGAATGCCTTTCAACGGTTTAGCGTTGCTGGATTATGCCATCAATGCATCGCTGGTATTCAGCAATGTTGCTGTGAATAAAGGCGACAAAGCCGGGCTGATCACATTCATGGAAAGTAAGACAGAAATATTGCCGGCAAGCAGTAAAAAGGTGCAGATAAACAAGATTATGGAATCGCTTTATGCACAGGAAACCCATTGGCAGGAAAGCGATTACGAGGCACTTACTGTACAATTGCGCGGCCGCTTATCCACCCGCTCGCTGTTGATGTTATATACAAATTTTGAGTCGATGTCGAGCCTGCAGCGGCAGCTGCCATTTATCCGCAGGCTGGCACGTTATCACCTGGTGCTGGTGGTTTTCTTTGAAAACTCTGAACTAAAGCAGGTGACAGAAAATACAGCTACTGATATCGAGGATATTTATAAGCAAACCATTGCGCAGAAATTTGCGTATGATAAGAAACTGATCGTTAAAGAGCTGGCAAAGTACGGCATCATGTCGCTGCTGACACCACCGGAACATCTTACCTTGAATGTGGTGAACAAGTATCTTGAACTTAAATCCAGAATGCTGATTTAG
- a CDS encoding cob(I)yrinic acid a,c-diamide adenosyltransferase: MSLKIYTKTGDKGKTSLIGGTKVPKSDIRIDAYGTVDELNSYIGLVNDHMADPGTKALLREVQDRLFTIGAALACDPEKETKLKIPDLHDADITLLEKSIDQMNEELPPMKSFILPGGHVAVSTCHIARCVCRRTERLCVGMQEHELFIEPLILKYINRLSDYLFVLARWTGHKLGAEEIPWKPRV; this comes from the coding sequence ATGTCATTAAAGATATATACCAAAACTGGCGACAAAGGTAAAACCTCCCTCATTGGCGGTACCAAGGTGCCTAAAAGTGATATCCGTATTGATGCCTATGGCACGGTAGATGAACTCAATTCTTATATTGGTCTGGTGAATGATCACATGGCAGACCCAGGCACCAAAGCCCTGCTCAGGGAAGTACAGGACCGGCTCTTCACAATCGGCGCTGCCCTGGCCTGCGATCCGGAAAAAGAAACCAAACTGAAGATACCCGATCTCCATGATGCTGATATTACACTACTGGAAAAAAGCATTGACCAGATGAATGAAGAATTGCCACCCATGAAATCTTTTATTCTGCCCGGCGGACATGTAGCCGTGTCTACCTGTCATATTGCACGTTGTGTTTGCAGACGTACGGAAAGGCTCTGCGTTGGGATGCAGGAACATGAACTGTTTATTGAGCCGCTGATACTGAAATACATTAACCGGCTGAGTGATTATCTTTTTGTGCTCGCCCGCTGGACAGGTCACAAACTCGGCGCGGAAGAAATTCCCTGGAAACCCCGGGTATAG
- a CDS encoding DUF4350 domain-containing protein: MKKQYIIIIAVVAFLLIVLMILGGSQALSERDQTTNMSVSSFSNRDKKAGGTYAAFKMLPQLFASHSVQVVTKPFEDTYKKEPTLQEKDNVYILVAEEMYTTAKDLEAMLYYVRSGNDLFLAVNKPDPLLEKEFGFTVVESSRFQGSKVGFVEHYLDPAIPHDTSFNYNGMVTGNYISGIDSTSTMILGYNYKNKPNFIKIAYGGGFIYLLLNPYTFSNYFLMHEKNVAALETQLSYLHYDPANVYWDDYYNRIHNAQSRGSFSDFQALMRYPAMRWAVWLSLILAALFMIFESKRRQRIVPDRPAMTNNSLEFVDAIGQLYFQQHNNQNLTHKMILHFMEYIRTRYNLDTNVLNDEFIGMLSRKSAVPENDIRTLLQMMQQVQQETSVSDEYLKEFYSRIQQFYLNTK, encoded by the coding sequence GTGAAGAAACAGTATATTATAATCATTGCTGTAGTGGCGTTTCTGCTTATTGTGCTCATGATCCTGGGAGGTAGTCAGGCGCTCAGCGAACGGGATCAGACAACCAACATGAGTGTATCTTCCTTCTCTAACCGCGATAAAAAAGCAGGAGGTACCTATGCTGCGTTTAAAATGCTGCCGCAATTATTTGCGAGCCATTCTGTACAGGTGGTTACCAAACCTTTCGAAGATACTTATAAAAAAGAGCCCACATTGCAGGAGAAAGATAACGTATACATCCTCGTAGCTGAAGAAATGTATACAACTGCAAAGGATCTCGAAGCAATGCTTTACTATGTGAGATCAGGCAACGATTTGTTCCTTGCTGTAAATAAGCCTGATCCCCTGCTGGAAAAGGAATTCGGATTTACAGTAGTGGAAAGCTCCAGGTTCCAGGGTTCGAAAGTTGGTTTCGTGGAACATTATCTCGACCCCGCAATACCGCATGATACCAGCTTTAATTACAATGGTATGGTGACAGGTAATTATATTTCCGGTATAGATTCTACATCAACCATGATACTGGGATACAACTATAAGAATAAACCCAACTTTATAAAGATTGCCTATGGCGGAGGATTTATCTACCTGTTGCTGAACCCTTATACCTTTTCCAATTATTTTCTGATGCACGAAAAGAATGTAGCTGCGTTGGAAACGCAGCTATCCTATCTGCATTATGACCCGGCCAATGTGTACTGGGATGATTACTACAACCGGATACACAATGCGCAGAGCCGCGGAAGCTTCAGCGATTTTCAGGCACTGATGCGTTATCCTGCCATGCGCTGGGCGGTGTGGTTATCGCTGATACTGGCGGCACTGTTCATGATATTTGAAAGTAAACGACGTCAACGTATTGTGCCCGACAGGCCGGCGATGACGAATAATTCGCTTGAATTTGTGGATGCGATCGGACAACTGTATTTTCAACAGCATAACAATCAGAACCTCACTCATAAGATGATCCTTCATTTTATGGAGTATATACGTACCCGTTATAACCTCGATACGAATGTATTAAATGATGAATTTATCGGGATGTTATCACGCAAGTCTGCCGTTCCTGAAAACGATATCAGGACACTGCTGCAAATGATGCAGCAGGTACAACAGGAAACATCTGTAAGTGATGAATACCTGAAAGAATTTTATAGCCGGATACAACAGTTTTATTTAAATACGAAATAA
- a CDS encoding riboflavin synthase: protein MFTGIIETLGEVVTTREEGANRVFTIKTPLASELKIDQSVSHNGVCLTITHVKDNTYETVAVAETLQKSNLDRLAPGQLINLERAMLFNGRIDGHLVQGHVDGVGVCLSVTPQDGSWLFRFHFPDEFAALIVEKGSICLNGISLTVFDVTDNEFSVAIIPYTYEHTNISKVKPGDMVNLEFDILGKYAAKQMQLARY, encoded by the coding sequence ATGTTTACAGGAATCATAGAAACACTGGGAGAAGTAGTTACTACCAGGGAAGAAGGTGCCAACCGTGTATTCACCATTAAAACACCGCTGGCGTCCGAATTAAAAATAGATCAGAGCGTATCACATAACGGCGTTTGTCTTACCATCACCCATGTGAAAGATAATACCTATGAGACCGTTGCTGTCGCTGAGACATTGCAGAAATCCAATCTCGACCGGCTCGCTCCGGGGCAGCTGATTAACCTCGAAAGAGCCATGCTTTTCAATGGCCGGATCGACGGACACCTGGTGCAGGGCCACGTAGACGGTGTAGGTGTTTGCCTGTCTGTAACACCACAGGATGGCAGCTGGCTGTTCCGCTTCCACTTTCCGGACGAATTTGCAGCACTCATCGTGGAAAAAGGCAGTATATGCCTGAACGGTATCAGCCTGACCGTTTTCGATGTTACAGATAACGAGTTTTCTGTAGCCATCATTCCATACACATACGAACACACCAATATATCGAAAGTAAAACCAGGCGACATGGTAAACCTGGAATTCGATATCCTTGGCAAGTATGCCGCCAAACAGATGCAATTGGCCCGCTATTAA
- the fsa gene encoding fructose-6-phosphate aldolase, with translation MKFFIDTANLAQIKEAHDLGVLDGVTTNPSLMAKEGIKGEAAIIKHYKDICDIVDGDVSAEVFSTDFQSIIEEGKKLAAIHPNIVVKVPMIKDGVRAIKWFTDNGIRTNCTLVFSAGQAILAAKAGAAYVSPFIGRIDDTNWDGVELIAQIAQIYSLQGFKTEILAASIRSALHIVKCAEVGADVCTCPLDSILGLLKHPLTDIGLAKFLEDAKKM, from the coding sequence ATGAAATTCTTTATCGATACAGCGAATCTGGCGCAAATCAAAGAAGCTCATGATCTTGGCGTTCTGGATGGTGTAACCACCAATCCTTCCCTGATGGCCAAAGAAGGTATTAAAGGAGAGGCTGCCATTATCAAACATTATAAGGATATCTGCGACATCGTAGATGGTGATGTAAGTGCTGAAGTATTCTCCACCGACTTTCAGTCGATCATTGAAGAAGGTAAAAAACTGGCAGCGATTCATCCGAACATCGTGGTGAAAGTACCCATGATCAAAGATGGTGTAAGGGCAATCAAATGGTTTACTGACAACGGTATCAGAACAAACTGCACACTGGTATTTTCAGCAGGTCAGGCTATTCTGGCTGCAAAAGCAGGTGCTGCTTATGTATCTCCATTCATCGGCCGTATCGACGATACCAACTGGGATGGCGTGGAACTGATCGCTCAAATCGCGCAGATATACAGCCTGCAGGGTTTTAAAACTGAGATCCTCGCAGCTTCCATCCGTAGCGCTCTCCACATTGTGAAATGTGCAGAAGTAGGCGCCGACGTATGTACCTGCCCGTTAGACTCTATCCTCGGGCTGCTCAAACATCCGCTGACTGATATCGGTCTGGCTAAGTTCCTGGAAGACGCTAAGAAAATGTAA
- a CDS encoding ABC transporter ATP-binding protein: MQKSVIHLEAIRKSYYLGKNELPVLKGVSLDIFRNEYVALMGPSGSGKSTLMNILGCLDSPTSGKYILSGHDVSKMEDNDLATVRGKEIGFVFQQFNLMPRLTALQNVAIPLIYAGVGKKEREERAMTMLKKVKLGDRFDHKPNELSGGQCQRVAIARALVNNPSLILADEPTGNLDTKTSVEIMEIFGDIHASGNTVVLVTHEEDIAEHAKRIIRLRDGVIESDMVTAEVRMTN; this comes from the coding sequence ATGCAAAAGTCCGTCATCCATCTGGAAGCAATCAGGAAAAGTTATTACCTCGGTAAGAACGAATTGCCGGTACTCAAAGGTGTATCGCTCGATATCTTCCGGAATGAATATGTGGCGCTCATGGGCCCCTCCGGCTCAGGGAAATCTACCCTGATGAATATCCTGGGATGCCTGGACAGTCCTACCAGTGGTAAATACATACTGAGCGGACATGATGTTAGCAAGATGGAAGACAATGACCTTGCCACCGTACGCGGAAAGGAGATCGGCTTCGTTTTTCAGCAGTTCAACCTGATGCCGCGTCTGACTGCCCTCCAGAATGTTGCCATCCCGCTGATCTATGCAGGTGTAGGCAAGAAAGAAAGAGAGGAAAGGGCCATGACCATGTTGAAAAAAGTGAAACTGGGCGACCGGTTCGACCATAAGCCCAATGAGCTTTCCGGCGGACAATGTCAGCGCGTGGCCATCGCCCGTGCCCTGGTCAATAATCCTTCCCTGATCCTTGCAGATGAGCCCACCGGAAACCTTGATACCAAAACCTCTGTGGAGATCATGGAAATTTTTGGAGATATTCACGCTTCCGGTAATACCGTTGTTTTAGTGACCCATGAAGAAGATATTGCAGAACACGCCAAACGCATCATACGACTGAGAGACGGTGTCATTGAATCCGATATGGTCACGGCAGAGGTAAGAATGACGAATTAA
- a CDS encoding RDD family protein, with translation MTNIKIPTSFNIELEFESADLGQRLLAWLIDFGIRAVYLIGVLLAFNFTTANFPGVLFLILFLPVMFYFPVTEISMRGQTPGKRVMNLQVVGMMGNQTSISQHLIRWIFRLIETPLGVFTLFIPVIIPIVSIVRSPYNQRLGDIVAGTIVISTKRKGSISDTIFRDLSDTDYQPKFPQIMKLSDRDMNKVKELLDRALQARDEELAFRVANRVKEVLHIEAEMSNVHFLETVLNDYNYYTTREN, from the coding sequence ATGACGAATATAAAAATACCAACTTCTTTTAATATAGAACTTGAATTTGAATCCGCTGATTTGGGCCAGCGCCTGCTGGCCTGGTTAATCGATTTTGGTATACGGGCAGTTTATCTTATTGGCGTACTGCTGGCATTCAATTTCACCACGGCAAATTTCCCGGGTGTGCTCTTCCTTATCCTGTTTCTGCCGGTTATGTTTTATTTTCCTGTTACCGAAATCAGTATGAGAGGCCAGACGCCCGGAAAAAGGGTCATGAATCTGCAGGTAGTGGGTATGATGGGCAATCAGACAAGCATAAGCCAACACCTTATCAGGTGGATTTTCAGGTTGATAGAAACACCGCTGGGTGTGTTCACCCTCTTCATCCCGGTCATTATTCCTATCGTTTCCATTGTACGTTCTCCGTACAACCAGCGCCTGGGCGATATCGTAGCGGGTACCATTGTAATCAGCACCAAACGGAAGGGCAGCATCAGCGATACCATTTTCAGAGACCTTTCGGATACTGACTACCAGCCTAAATTTCCTCAGATCATGAAGCTCTCCGACCGTGATATGAACAAAGTAAAAGAGTTGCTGGACCGGGCACTGCAGGCCAGGGACGAAGAACTCGCTTTCCGGGTAGCCAACAGGGTGAAAGAAGTATTACATATAGAAGCAGAAATGTCGAATGTGCATTTCCTGGAAACAGTGCTGAATGATTATAACTATTATACCACCAGAGAGAATTAA
- a CDS encoding stage II sporulation protein M yields MRESLFIKKNLSRWKEYQEKPTDDPDEMAERFVSILDDLSYAKTFYSFSKVTRYINGIAAGIYRKIYQNKKENVGRFQMFFQYELPLLFRKYHRLLLFVFCFFALFVIVGVFSASHDETFARGFLGDEYINMTERNIANGNPFNVYKQDNPLMMFFMIASNNIYVAFVCYVAGILFGVGTLYFLIKNGIMLGVFQYIFFSHGLGMKSILVIWIHGTLEISSIIIAGTAGIILGQSLLFPGTRKRVDALRKGAKDGIKIMVTLVPVFIVAAFLESFVTRHTEMPVALSLLILLSSLAFILGYFILYPIFLYKNGFRLSAEGKVIIPTFLKQ; encoded by the coding sequence ATGAGAGAATCGCTGTTTATCAAGAAGAATTTATCCCGGTGGAAAGAATACCAGGAGAAGCCAACAGACGACCCCGATGAGATGGCAGAGAGATTCGTATCTATACTGGATGATCTGTCGTATGCCAAAACGTTTTACAGCTTCAGTAAAGTAACCCGCTATATCAATGGAATAGCCGCAGGTATCTATCGTAAGATCTATCAGAATAAAAAAGAGAACGTTGGCCGTTTCCAGATGTTCTTCCAATATGAGCTGCCACTACTTTTTCGCAAATATCACCGGCTGTTGTTATTTGTTTTCTGCTTTTTTGCGCTGTTCGTTATTGTAGGCGTATTCTCTGCCTCGCATGATGAAACATTTGCCAGAGGCTTCCTCGGAGATGAGTACATCAATATGACAGAGCGGAATATCGCCAACGGAAATCCTTTCAATGTATATAAGCAGGATAATCCCCTGATGATGTTCTTCATGATTGCCTCCAATAATATCTATGTTGCTTTTGTTTGCTATGTTGCAGGCATTTTGTTTGGAGTAGGTACTTTATATTTCCTGATCAAGAACGGTATCATGCTGGGCGTTTTTCAATACATTTTCTTTTCCCATGGCCTGGGCATGAAATCCATTCTCGTTATCTGGATACATGGTACGCTTGAGATATCCAGCATCATCATTGCCGGTACAGCAGGAATTATACTGGGACAAAGCCTTCTTTTTCCCGGCACCCGCAAAAGAGTAGATGCATTGCGCAAAGGTGCAAAAGATGGCATCAAGATTATGGTGACCCTTGTTCCTGTATTCATAGTAGCGGCTTTCCTGGAAAGCTTTGTGACCAGGCATACAGAAATGCCGGTAGCACTTAGTCTCCTGATCTTATTATCGTCGCTCGCATTTATCCTGGGATATTTTATTCTCTATCCTATTTTTCTGTATAAAAATGGCTTTCGTTTGAGTGCAGAAGGAAAAGTGATTATACCGACTTTTTTAAAGCAGTGA
- the gatC gene encoding Asp-tRNA(Asn)/Glu-tRNA(Gln) amidotransferase subunit GatC, with amino-acid sequence MEVNDALVQQLADLARLEFNDQEKAEIRGDLQRMITFVEKLNELDTRDVAPLLHLTDDYNVFREDKVIPAITREEALLNAPSATEEYFSVPKIIKK; translated from the coding sequence ATGGAAGTGAATGACGCACTGGTACAACAACTGGCTGATCTGGCCAGACTTGAATTCAACGACCAGGAAAAGGCGGAAATACGCGGAGATCTGCAACGAATGATCACTTTTGTGGAGAAACTGAATGAGCTCGACACCAGGGATGTAGCACCATTACTTCATCTTACAGATGATTATAATGTTTTCAGAGAAGACAAGGTGATACCGGCTATTACCCGTGAAGAAGCCCTGCTGAACGCTCCTTCAGCCACTGAAGAATACTTCAGTGTACCCAAAATAATAAAGAAATAA